One part of the Chryseobacterium mulctrae genome encodes these proteins:
- a CDS encoding ankyrin repeat domain-containing protein, whose amino-acid sequence MKKILYSALLLFSVIISAQKNTLLQADFWKSKPNVEKVKQEISNGNSASEFNGSTFDPVSLALTNKAPLETVKFLLEQRGNAVGKLTHDGRIYLHWAAMAGNPEIIEYFISKGSDVNKLDTKGLTPLAFAAMFGLNDPKVYETFFKAGVNPKHKYKNGANILLLAIGNDKDGSLQKLFTSKGLSIKDVDDTGATAFDYAASFGNIELLKSLKNQGVKASDKALVNAAAGTRAVTNTLPVYQYLIDEVKLNPSATNANGANALQIIARKNNQKEIIDYLISKGVDANKTDSEGNNALITASGGRDLENVKAIAAKTKNINAVNSNGESALTQAIQSGSAEIVKFLISNKADAKIVDAKGNNLAYYLIQSYRPGPQRGPDEFSEKLNILQSNNVNVTASQKDGNTLLHLAIAKNDLDLLKKLSDLKIDVNSVNKESMTALQKAALVAKDDTILKYLVSLGANKTIKTEFDETAYDLASENESLKNNNVSIDFLK is encoded by the coding sequence ATGAAAAAGATATTGTATTCTGCTCTATTATTATTTTCTGTAATAATCAGTGCTCAAAAAAACACTTTATTACAGGCAGATTTTTGGAAATCTAAACCTAATGTAGAAAAAGTAAAGCAAGAAATATCCAATGGAAACAGTGCCTCTGAATTTAATGGAAGTACTTTCGATCCTGTTTCTCTTGCCCTTACCAATAAAGCTCCTCTGGAAACTGTAAAATTTCTTTTAGAGCAAAGAGGAAATGCAGTAGGCAAGCTTACTCATGATGGTAGAATTTATCTTCACTGGGCTGCAATGGCTGGAAATCCTGAAATCATTGAATATTTTATTTCTAAAGGTTCTGATGTTAATAAATTAGATACAAAAGGTTTAACGCCTCTTGCTTTTGCTGCAATGTTTGGTTTAAATGATCCAAAAGTCTACGAAACATTCTTCAAAGCTGGTGTAAATCCGAAACACAAATATAAAAACGGAGCCAATATTTTACTTTTGGCGATTGGAAACGATAAAGATGGTTCTTTACAAAAACTTTTCACTTCAAAAGGTCTTTCTATAAAGGATGTAGATGACACCGGAGCAACTGCTTTTGATTATGCGGCGAGTTTCGGAAATATCGAGCTTTTAAAATCATTAAAAAACCAAGGAGTTAAAGCTTCAGATAAAGCTTTGGTCAATGCAGCAGCAGGAACAAGAGCTGTTACAAATACACTTCCTGTTTATCAGTATTTAATTGATGAAGTAAAGTTAAATCCTTCTGCAACCAATGCAAACGGAGCAAACGCTTTACAGATTATTGCAAGAAAAAATAATCAGAAAGAAATCATCGATTATCTAATCAGCAAAGGAGTTGATGCCAATAAAACCGACAGTGAAGGAAATAATGCATTAATTACTGCTTCAGGAGGAAGAGATCTTGAAAATGTAAAAGCAATTGCAGCAAAAACCAAAAACATCAATGCTGTAAATTCTAATGGAGAATCTGCCTTAACCCAGGCTATCCAAAGTGGTTCTGCAGAGATTGTAAAATTTTTAATTTCTAATAAAGCAGACGCAAAAATTGTTGATGCTAAAGGAAATAATTTAGCTTATTATTTAATTCAGTCTTACAGACCTGGTCCACAAAGAGGTCCTGATGAATTTTCAGAAAAATTAAATATTCTTCAATCGAATAATGTAAATGTTACTGCTTCACAAAAAGATGGTAATACATTACTTCATCTAGCGATTGCAAAAAATGATCTTGATCTTCTGAAAAAATTGAGCGATCTAAAAATTGATGTAAATTCTGTTAACAAAGAAAGTATGACTGCTCTTCAAAAAGCAGCTTTGGTAGCAAAAGATGACACAATTTTGAAATATCTGGTTTCTTTGGGTGCCAATAAGACCATCAAAACAGAATTTGACGAAACTGCTTATGATCTTGCTTCAGAAAATGAAAGCTTAAAAAATAATAACGTATCAATCGACTTTTTAAAATAA
- a CDS encoding PepSY domain-containing protein, whose translation MTLSIWRYAHLTLAILTFLFLIVASTTGIILAYDAAQEKVQPYRVDDFSNINLAQSLPELRKVFPEITEISVDHNQFVTLEGLDDNGENIKAYIDPKTGKILGKPVEKSKFINWITSLHRSLFLKETGRFTVGVVSFLLMIISISGLILIIKRQNGIRHFFDNIKKDFFSQYLHVVSGRILLIPILVVSVTGTYLFLHRFELIPKGKNEKIAHKVTNSETQIKLADFPIFKETKLSKVKKIEFPFIEDDAEEFFVLKLKDREITVNQINGEIVKEEKYPLTLIYENLSLTFHTGRGSVLWSIVLGLSSIGILMFIYSGFVITFKRTRNKIKNKYKAENAEIVIFVGSENGSTLGFANKIHSQLLSDGKKSFITELNQYKLYPKVEQFIIFTSTYGLGEAPTNASNFKKLLKEISQNQKIKYSVVGFGSKSYEDFCGFAIEVDQLLSQQNWAESQLELFTVNDKSTAEFAEWAKKWSYETMIPLATAPSLYSEKVPSLKKMKVVGKSEIVDEVTTFKVILKPNSLVKFKSGDLLAIYPENDHKERFYSIGKVNGAIQLVVKLHENGLGSGFLHSLKENQEIKARIIKNSEFHFPKKASEVMMIANGTGIAPFLGMIEEQTGKTKTHLYCGFRKSNELTVNYEYFAHENIKKGKLMSFNLAFSREENSQYVMDLVERDAELFINSLENGGFIMICGALKMQHDVEDTLRRLYALKNKDYEIYKANGQILTDCY comes from the coding sequence ATGACCTTATCGATTTGGAGGTATGCCCATTTAACTTTAGCAATACTTACATTCCTGTTTTTAATCGTAGCCTCTACCACAGGAATTATTTTAGCTTACGATGCTGCACAGGAAAAAGTTCAGCCTTATCGAGTTGACGATTTCAGTAACATAAACCTTGCCCAGTCTTTACCGGAACTGCGCAAGGTTTTTCCGGAAATTACGGAGATTAGTGTTGATCACAATCAGTTTGTAACCTTGGAAGGTTTAGACGATAATGGTGAAAACATCAAAGCATACATCGACCCAAAAACCGGAAAAATCTTAGGAAAACCTGTTGAGAAAAGTAAATTTATCAATTGGATAACTTCGCTGCACCGATCTTTATTTTTAAAAGAAACTGGAAGATTTACGGTTGGAGTTGTTTCTTTTTTATTAATGATCATAAGTATTTCAGGGCTGATTTTGATTATTAAAAGGCAAAATGGAATCAGACATTTTTTCGACAATATCAAAAAAGACTTTTTCTCGCAATATTTGCATGTCGTTTCTGGAAGAATTTTATTAATTCCAATTTTAGTAGTTTCTGTAACAGGAACTTATCTTTTCCTGCATCGGTTTGAATTGATACCAAAAGGAAAAAATGAAAAGATTGCTCATAAAGTTACTAATTCTGAAACTCAGATAAAGTTAGCAGACTTCCCTATTTTTAAGGAAACAAAACTCAGTAAAGTAAAAAAAATAGAATTTCCTTTTATTGAAGATGATGCTGAAGAATTTTTTGTTTTAAAACTAAAAGACAGAGAGATTACCGTCAACCAAATCAATGGTGAAATTGTAAAGGAGGAAAAATATCCACTCACTCTTATTTATGAAAACCTAAGTTTAACCTTTCATACAGGTCGTGGAAGCGTTCTTTGGTCGATCGTTTTAGGACTTTCTTCCATTGGAATCTTGATGTTTATTTATTCAGGTTTCGTCATTACTTTTAAGCGAACCAGAAATAAAATCAAGAATAAGTACAAAGCTGAAAATGCAGAAATTGTGATTTTTGTAGGTTCAGAAAACGGTTCAACTTTAGGTTTTGCCAATAAAATTCATTCTCAACTTTTATCCGACGGAAAAAAATCATTCATTACAGAGCTTAATCAATACAAATTATATCCTAAAGTAGAGCAATTTATAATTTTTACTTCAACCTATGGTTTAGGTGAAGCTCCAACCAATGCTTCCAACTTTAAAAAGCTTTTAAAAGAAATTTCTCAGAATCAAAAGATTAAATATTCTGTAGTTGGTTTTGGATCAAAATCTTACGAAGATTTTTGTGGTTTTGCAATTGAAGTTGACCAATTATTATCCCAACAAAACTGGGCAGAATCTCAGCTTGAACTTTTTACAGTCAACGATAAATCAACGGCAGAATTTGCAGAATGGGCGAAGAAATGGAGCTATGAAACCATGATTCCTTTGGCAACTGCACCATCTTTATACAGCGAAAAAGTTCCTTCTTTAAAGAAAATGAAAGTTGTTGGTAAAAGTGAAATCGTTGATGAAGTGACAACTTTTAAAGTGATTTTAAAACCAAATTCATTAGTAAAATTTAAATCCGGAGATTTGCTTGCCATTTATCCTGAAAATGATCATAAAGAAAGATTCTATTCTATCGGAAAGGTGAATGGAGCGATCCAATTGGTTGTAAAACTTCATGAAAATGGTCTTGGATCAGGATTTTTGCATAGTTTAAAAGAAAATCAGGAAATAAAAGCAAGAATTATTAAAAATTCAGAATTCCATTTTCCTAAAAAGGCTTCTGAAGTAATGATGATCGCAAATGGAACCGGAATTGCACCATTTTTAGGAATGATTGAGGAGCAAACCGGAAAAACAAAAACTCATTTGTATTGTGGTTTCAGAAAATCAAATGAATTGACTGTTAATTACGAATATTTTGCTCATGAAAATATCAAAAAAGGAAAATTAATGTCTTTTAATTTGGCATTTTCTAGAGAAGAAAATTCTCAATATGTAATGGATTTGGTTGAAAGAGATGCCGAATTGTTTATCAATTCATTAGAAAACGGAGGTTTCATCATGATTTGTGGTGCACTAAAAATGCAGCATGATGTGGAAGATACTTTAAGAAGGTTGTATGCCCTGAAAAATAAAGATTACGAAATTTATAAAGCAAACGGACAAATTTTAACCGACTGTTATTAA
- a CDS encoding DUF421 domain-containing protein: MFLATLLNFTWKELFLGTEDWGFLLEIVLRTIIMFLTIIISLRILGKRGVKQLSIFELVVIIGLGSAAGDPMFYKEVGIVSSMLVFLVIIILYSSITALIGRFKKLENLFEGKAICLIEHGVFAIDNFKKENLGSDEFFAELRVKGISHLGQIEFAIEEVSGEISVFFNEDKEVKYGLPIMLNSLDHPIKYIKKEGHYSCTFCGFTEKKEEGNAGSCKNCGKENWVEASNKIRVT, translated from the coding sequence ATGTTTTTAGCAACTCTTTTAAACTTTACCTGGAAAGAATTATTCTTGGGAACCGAAGATTGGGGATTTCTCCTGGAAATTGTACTTCGTACGATCATTATGTTTCTTACCATCATTATAAGTCTTCGGATTTTAGGAAAAAGAGGGGTGAAGCAACTTTCAATCTTCGAGTTGGTTGTGATTATCGGATTAGGTTCTGCAGCCGGAGATCCTATGTTTTATAAAGAAGTGGGAATAGTCTCGTCCATGCTTGTTTTTTTGGTCATCATTATTTTATATTCTTCTATTACAGCATTGATAGGAAGATTCAAAAAATTAGAAAACTTATTTGAAGGAAAAGCAATATGTCTTATTGAGCACGGAGTTTTTGCCATCGACAATTTTAAGAAAGAAAATTTAGGAAGTGATGAGTTTTTTGCAGAATTAAGGGTGAAAGGTATTTCTCATTTAGGTCAGATTGAGTTTGCTATTGAAGAAGTTTCCGGAGAAATAAGTGTTTTCTTTAATGAAGATAAAGAGGTAAAATACGGACTTCCGATCATGCTGAATTCTTTGGATCATCCAATAAAATATATTAAAAAAGAAGGACATTATTCTTGCACATTTTGCGGTTTTACAGAAAAAAAAGAAGAAGGGAATGCGGGAAGCTGTAAAAATTGTGGCAAAGAAAATTGGGTTGAAGCAAGCAATAAAATAAGAGTGACATAA
- a CDS encoding DUF2271 domain-containing protein, with the protein MKYFKIQALGILMTLFCAGFANAQASKYKCMLQLTSYGGEGAYVVVSLINPKGVYEKTLYVMGPDTKWHDTLKEWHKFQSKKPVKLNAITGASVADGDRSISTFSIEDKYLNKGYKVRFETAVEDKKYNVSDVELPFTTEGITAKTEGKGYIRYVKLNKL; encoded by the coding sequence ATGAAATATTTTAAAATTCAGGCTTTAGGAATTTTAATGACCTTATTTTGTGCAGGTTTTGCCAATGCACAGGCTTCAAAATATAAATGTATGCTTCAGTTGACCAGTTATGGCGGTGAAGGTGCTTATGTTGTAGTTTCTTTAATTAATCCAAAAGGTGTATATGAAAAAACACTTTATGTGATGGGTCCTGATACAAAATGGCATGATACATTAAAAGAATGGCATAAATTTCAGAGTAAAAAACCTGTGAAATTAAATGCAATCACAGGAGCTTCTGTAGCCGATGGAGACAGAAGTATTTCTACATTTTCTATTGAAGACAAATATCTGAACAAAGGTTACAAAGTACGTTTTGAAACGGCTGTTGAAGATAAAAAATACAACGTTTCAGATGTAGAGCTACCTTTTACAACTGAAGGTATTACAGCAAAAACAGAAGGAAAAGGTTACATTCGATATGTAAAACTTAATAAGTTATAA